The following proteins are co-located in the Chryseobacterium daecheongense genome:
- a CDS encoding AraC family transcriptional regulator, producing the protein MKKFNCFIILFSVFSQFLFSQKKEERTFNEIRKPYEKMAIDDINAMPDVKLYIEKAKNENNFPKLIQGYRDARQFDYRNKMKYADSALTVSLQHGTKDDISKEYLSKGIIYYFYHKKYKLALNEYIKAYTYSKGSKDEYHRYKVLYHLGIVKSHLGYYDEAINHFLDCTSFYRSKLNEKQHENEKFNYKKAYLNCLHQLTVLNRYMNNFIRSDSLSLLGYRLTSDSSDFTLEKSYFLKCIGISRYHKQDYAAAQNYLLQSLPTIINRNDFAWASVVYYYLGKTYEAQNNSGRAIGYYEKIDSIFDRHNFILPEVYKSYHYLIDHYKDKDMNKQLYYTSQLLKADSLISKDFPYLSSKLHKDFDRQALIEAKEEIEKSSGKKIVIAQILILSGSVALCFLVVRHRKDQRIKKKYNLLQKRIADGTYNVNDILQEDQEEFPTRKTSLTPEMTSEIKEKLKRFEQEEQFRKKGITQKSIALKLGTNSHYLSVYINEQKGMNFNKYMAELRINYITNLLNTNSKYLNYTIEALAEECGIAARQNFSNLFFDINGIRPTDYIKNRKKELGIS; encoded by the coding sequence ATGAAAAAGTTTAATTGCTTTATCATCTTATTTTCTGTTTTTTCGCAATTTTTATTTTCACAAAAGAAAGAGGAAAGAACTTTCAATGAAATCAGAAAGCCTTATGAAAAAATGGCAATAGATGACATTAATGCAATGCCTGATGTAAAACTGTACATTGAGAAAGCAAAAAATGAAAATAATTTTCCAAAGCTGATTCAAGGGTATAGAGATGCAAGACAATTTGACTACCGAAACAAAATGAAGTATGCTGACAGTGCACTTACAGTCAGCTTGCAGCATGGAACCAAAGATGATATCAGTAAAGAATATCTAAGTAAGGGAATTATCTATTATTTTTATCATAAAAAATATAAACTGGCTTTAAATGAATACATTAAAGCCTATACGTATTCAAAAGGCTCAAAAGATGAGTACCATAGATATAAAGTCCTTTATCATTTAGGAATAGTAAAAAGTCATTTAGGCTATTACGATGAAGCAATAAATCACTTTTTAGATTGTACTTCTTTTTACAGGTCGAAATTGAACGAAAAACAACATGAAAATGAAAAGTTTAATTACAAGAAAGCTTATCTGAACTGCTTGCATCAATTGACCGTGCTTAACAGATATATGAATAATTTTATCAGGAGCGACAGTCTGAGTCTTTTAGGGTATCGGTTAACTTCCGATAGTAGCGATTTTACTTTGGAAAAAAGCTATTTTCTTAAATGTATTGGAATATCCAGATACCACAAACAGGATTATGCTGCTGCACAGAATTATTTACTACAATCTCTGCCTACTATTATCAACAGAAATGATTTCGCCTGGGCTTCAGTAGTATATTATTACCTGGGTAAAACCTATGAAGCGCAGAATAATAGTGGCCGTGCAATAGGATACTATGAAAAGATTGACTCTATTTTCGATAGGCATAATTTTATACTTCCCGAGGTATATAAAAGCTATCATTATCTTATTGATCATTATAAAGATAAGGATATGAACAAACAACTTTACTATACCAGCCAGCTTTTAAAAGCGGATAGCTTAATCAGTAAAGATTTTCCTTACTTGTCATCAAAACTCCATAAGGACTTTGACCGACAGGCACTGATTGAAGCAAAAGAAGAAATTGAAAAATCAAGCGGTAAAAAAATTGTAATTGCTCAGATCTTGATTCTTTCCGGAAGTGTAGCCCTCTGTTTTTTGGTTGTGCGGCACAGAAAAGATCAAAGGATAAAAAAAAAGTATAACCTGCTTCAAAAGAGGATAGCAGATGGAACCTATAATGTCAATGATATTTTACAAGAAGACCAGGAAGAGTTTCCAACTAGAAAGACTTCTCTAACTCCGGAAATGACCTCAGAAATTAAAGAAAAACTTAAGCGGTTTGAGCAAGAAGAACAATTTAGAAAAAAAGGAATTACCCAGAAAAGTATTGCCTTAAAGTTAGGAACCAACTCCCACTATCTTTCGGTTTATATCAACGAGCAAAAAGGGATGAATTTTAATAAATATATGGCTGAATTGAGAATCAACTATATCACTAACTTACTTAATACCAATAGTAAATATTTAAATTATACCATCGAAGCTTTGGCTGAAGAATGCGGCATAGCTGCCCGTCAAAACTTTTCAAATTTGTTTTTCGATATCAACGGTATCCGACCGACAGATTATATAAAGAATCGAAAAAAAGAGCTGGGGATTAGTTGA
- a CDS encoding DUF4133 domain-containing protein, translating to MNTYHINKGIGKKVEFKGLKAQYLFIFSGGLLGILICVMVMYMAGVNTNLCLILGGISSGLLIWQTFSLNRKYGEHGLMKLGASKKHPKYIISRKNIYRYLKINRKRTNI from the coding sequence ATGAATACCTATCATATCAATAAAGGAATAGGAAAGAAGGTAGAATTTAAAGGGTTAAAAGCGCAATACCTCTTTATTTTCAGTGGAGGACTCTTAGGCATATTGATCTGTGTCATGGTTATGTATATGGCGGGCGTCAATACCAATCTGTGTTTAATTCTTGGAGGAATCAGCAGTGGACTTCTTATCTGGCAGACTTTCTCACTGAATAGAAAATACGGTGAGCACGGTCTGATGAAATTAGGCGCAAGCAAGAAACATCCGAAATACATCATCAGCCGTAAGAATATTTACCGGTATCTGAAAATTAACCGTAAAAGAACAAACATATGA
- a CDS encoding RteC domain-containing protein, with protein sequence MVTKTIFKRTSQLLEDLDLKINEINADGNDLIKISEKALLIIDESIRKLKLLVSNHHFDHIAEEVLFFKKMKPQFISKFIYYSAILDIESHKPAVGNKTLKKYYEAEQQKLKNFYLEHSEFYSYYKREATYLDHKLFVRNSYDLKMKLSSGFYNYDPSFTTSHDHIIARFISNQQFDQYLKKQIESSNDNLTTKVFSPLSWSGSKVGLIELIYALYQMRCFNGGNIELSEVIKFTEKSLDCDLGNFHKTIFEIRNRKQGPTKFLQMVSDNLNQYFMNSDAE encoded by the coding sequence ATGGTAACAAAAACTATTTTTAAAAGAACTTCACAATTATTGGAAGATCTCGACCTGAAGATTAACGAAATCAATGCTGACGGAAATGATTTGATCAAAATCTCAGAAAAGGCATTACTCATTATTGATGAGTCGATAAGGAAACTAAAGCTTCTGGTTTCAAACCACCATTTTGATCATATTGCTGAAGAAGTATTGTTTTTTAAAAAAATGAAGCCGCAGTTTATCTCAAAATTTATTTATTATTCTGCGATACTTGATATTGAATCACATAAGCCGGCTGTCGGAAATAAGACCTTAAAAAAATATTATGAAGCAGAACAGCAGAAATTGAAAAACTTTTATTTGGAACATTCTGAATTTTACAGTTACTATAAACGGGAAGCAACCTATCTTGATCATAAACTATTTGTCCGCAACTCCTACGATCTGAAAATGAAACTATCATCCGGATTTTATAATTATGATCCGAGTTTTACAACTTCCCACGATCACATAATAGCCAGATTTATCTCCAATCAGCAATTTGATCAATATTTAAAAAAACAAATTGAAAGTTCGAATGATAATTTGACTACAAAAGTATTTTCTCCTTTGAGCTGGTCGGGATCGAAGGTCGGCCTTATAGAGTTAATCTATGCGCTCTACCAAATGCGTTGTTTTAACGGTGGCAATATTGAGTTAAGCGAAGTCATAAAATTTACAGAAAAGTCATTGGATTGCGATTTAGGGAATTTTCATAAAACCATCTTTGAAATCCGTAACCGAAAACAGGGGCCAACCAAATTCCTTCAAATGGTGAGTGATAATTTGAATCAATATTTTATGAATAGTGATGCTGAGTAA
- a CDS encoding tellurium resistance protein TerC, translating into MKNFQTQFIQIIPYFFILLFMYASVSKLLEFERFQIQLAQSPLLSAYAGFVSYSVIIIEWIASILLIVPACRRTGLYLSLILMSAFTAYIFIILNYSDFVPCSCGGILEKLGWTEHLIFNIVCVVLAIIAILLMENKMPVQTSKIVLRISTSIVLSISLITGLFLSSEHVIKKENNFTRRFIKHPVIEHSSVQLENDFYYFAGFDGHNIYLSNQKYPQQLITIDSSMRRTAGQSARIETDHPYKNIRQIVSDKHFYIYDGSVPILFKGKLGSETTTRLSYKDAYFNDLKVIDSSRFAIRTQIRPSNHLVLGLLDINGPEKLQLKATILQKQIDGLFDVDGSMAYDNLTKKLLYTYTYRNQVIVMNSSMHVQQFLKTIDTVKTAQIKTTKLSDGTYKMTAPALKVNIRSAVYRNLLFVQSNLMGRHESRKAWKKSEVLDVYDIDSKSYLGSIYIFKKDAHKLNDIMITDRYLYTLHNSQLTQYKLTKALSQYIKSGKPKTDQQSRQH; encoded by the coding sequence ATGAAAAATTTTCAGACCCAGTTTATTCAAATTATACCCTATTTCTTTATCCTGCTGTTTATGTATGCAAGTGTCAGTAAGCTTTTAGAATTTGAAAGATTTCAGATTCAATTAGCACAATCTCCACTGCTTAGTGCTTATGCAGGATTTGTTTCGTACAGTGTCATTATTATAGAATGGATTGCGTCTATTTTACTGATCGTACCCGCATGCAGACGAACAGGCTTATACCTGTCACTCATTTTAATGTCAGCATTTACAGCCTATATTTTTATCATTCTTAATTATAGCGATTTTGTTCCGTGCTCTTGTGGTGGCATTCTGGAGAAGCTTGGTTGGACTGAACATTTGATTTTTAATATCGTATGTGTAGTACTCGCCATTATTGCCATACTCTTAATGGAAAATAAAATGCCTGTTCAGACATCAAAAATTGTTTTAAGAATATCTACATCAATCGTATTGAGCATCAGTTTAATAACAGGCCTGTTTCTTTCTTCGGAACATGTCATTAAGAAGGAAAATAATTTTACAAGGAGGTTTATCAAACACCCTGTAATCGAACATAGCTCCGTACAACTGGAAAACGATTTCTATTATTTTGCAGGATTCGATGGTCATAATATTTACCTGTCTAACCAGAAATACCCGCAGCAGCTAATTACAATTGATTCTTCGATGCGTCGAACAGCAGGTCAATCTGCGCGAATAGAAACCGATCATCCTTATAAAAATATCAGACAAATAGTGTCAGACAAGCACTTTTACATCTATGACGGATCGGTGCCCATCTTATTTAAAGGTAAACTTGGAAGTGAAACCACAACAAGATTAAGTTATAAGGACGCTTATTTTAATGATCTTAAGGTCATCGATTCTTCCCGTTTTGCGATAAGGACCCAGATACGCCCGAGCAATCATCTGGTTCTAGGACTGCTTGATATTAACGGTCCTGAGAAATTACAATTAAAAGCAACAATTTTACAAAAGCAAATCGATGGCCTGTTCGATGTTGATGGAAGCATGGCTTACGATAACCTTACAAAAAAGCTGCTATACACCTATACCTACAGAAATCAGGTGATTGTTATGAACAGCAGTATGCATGTGCAACAGTTTTTGAAAACCATTGATACCGTAAAAACTGCTCAGATTAAAACAACGAAGCTTTCCGATGGCACTTACAAGATGACAGCTCCGGCACTAAAAGTCAATATAAGATCCGCGGTGTATAGAAACCTTCTTTTTGTTCAATCTAATCTGATGGGCAGACACGAGTCAAGAAAAGCCTGGAAGAAGTCAGAGGTATTGGATGTCTACGACATTGATTCCAAAAGTTATCTGGGCAGCATCTATATTTTTAAGAAGGATGCACATAAACTCAATGATATTATGATCACTGACAGGTATCTGTACACGCTCCATAATAGCCAGCTCACCCAGTATAAATTGACAAAAGCATTATCTCAATATATCAAATCGGGGAAGCCGAAAACCGATCAACAGAGTAGGCAACACTAA
- the mobB gene encoding conjugal transfer protein MobB, whose protein sequence is MIAKIGKGENLWGALTYNQQKVDNEKGTVLFTNKIPDLWDRPYSVKFFHQYFEPYLIANNKTEKPVRHISLNPDPEDKVNDKDYREMAQQYMQEMGYENQPYVVFKHTDIDRTHIHIVTTCVQIDGKKISDRYDHPRSMETCRKLERQYNLKVAGENRNLNQNSILKSVDYTKGNIKTQLSSILRHIPQTYSIPSIGAYNALLSQFNISVEEVSGKLHGKMRQGMVYFATDKNGKKVSSPFKSSLFGKYAEVENIQVLIEKSKVKMKNDPSKFILKRTIETAMSTSRTETAFKKQLLEQGIATVIRKNDDGRIYGITFIDYNSKSVWNGSQLSKELSANSFNKLWNEVETKPETSSCSDYKSDLSFEKPLEHFFSNNSYAVFDGFFNDLLSSGPHEDQDEQIFESQMKKRQRKRRKK, encoded by the coding sequence ATGATCGCTAAAATTGGAAAAGGTGAAAACCTATGGGGTGCGCTTACCTACAATCAACAGAAGGTGGACAACGAAAAAGGAACGGTTTTATTCACTAATAAGATTCCTGATTTGTGGGATCGACCTTATTCGGTTAAATTTTTTCATCAGTACTTTGAACCCTACTTGATTGCCAATAACAAAACTGAAAAACCGGTAAGACATATCTCACTTAATCCTGATCCTGAAGATAAGGTTAATGACAAAGATTATCGGGAAATGGCTCAGCAATATATGCAGGAAATGGGTTATGAAAATCAACCGTATGTTGTTTTTAAACATACTGATATTGACAGAACGCACATTCATATTGTGACCACCTGTGTCCAGATCGACGGAAAGAAAATATCAGATCGATATGATCATCCCCGATCAATGGAAACCTGCAGGAAATTGGAAAGACAATACAACTTAAAAGTTGCTGGTGAGAATAGAAATTTAAATCAAAACTCCATTCTTAAATCTGTTGATTATACTAAGGGGAATATCAAAACACAATTATCCTCGATACTACGACACATTCCTCAAACCTACAGCATTCCAAGCATAGGTGCATATAACGCTTTACTCTCTCAATTCAATATCTCCGTTGAAGAAGTTAGCGGAAAACTGCACGGAAAAATGAGACAAGGAATGGTCTATTTTGCTACAGATAAAAATGGAAAAAAAGTAAGCAGTCCTTTTAAATCATCCCTTTTTGGTAAGTATGCAGAAGTAGAAAATATTCAGGTGCTTATTGAGAAGTCAAAAGTGAAAATGAAAAATGATCCTTCAAAATTCATTCTTAAAAGAACTATTGAAACAGCAATGAGTACCAGCAGAACTGAAACTGCATTTAAAAAGCAACTGCTTGAGCAGGGAATCGCTACGGTCATACGAAAGAATGATGATGGAAGAATATACGGAATTACATTCATAGACTATAACTCCAAATCTGTTTGGAATGGTTCACAGCTGAGTAAAGAGCTTTCAGCTAACTCATTCAACAAACTGTGGAATGAGGTAGAAACAAAGCCTGAAACCAGTTCATGTAGTGATTATAAAAGTGATTTATCATTTGAAAAACCTTTAGAACATTTCTTTAGCAATAACAGCTACGCAGTATTTGACGGATTTTTTAACGACTTATTATCTTCAGGTCCTCATGAGGATCAGGATGAACAAATTTTTGAATCACAAATGAAAAAGAGACAAAGAAAAAGAAGAAAAAAATAA
- the mobC gene encoding conjugal transfer protein MobC translates to MQGEDDLRGLAKIMAFMRAVSIILVLMHLYWFCYGFFSKQQWTLELINKILHNFNKTAGLFSQAIYSKLFAIVLLALSCLGTKGVKNEKITWKKINVVFSIGFVLFFLNAILLQSVSSFTPVLYIISTGSGYILLMQAGVWISRLLKQNLMTDVFNSENESFQQETQLLYNEYSVNLPTKFYYQGKLYQGWINVVNPFRATIVLGTPGSGKSYAVVNNYIRQHIEKGFSMYIYDFKFDDLSTIAYNHLLNHSDAYTVKPKFYIINFDDPRKSHRCNPLNPDFMTDISDAYEAAYTIMLNLNRSWIQKQGDFFVESPIILLAAIIWFLKMYKNGKYCTFPHAIELLNKKYEEVFTILTSYSELENYLSSFMDAWQGGAQDQLQGQIASAKIPLSRMISPQLYWVMTGDDFSLDINNPNEPKILCVGNNPDRQNIYSAALGLYNSRIVKLINKKGQLKSSVIIDELPTIYFRGLDNLIATARSNKVSVCLGFQDFSQLTRDYGDKESKVIQNTVGNIFSGQVVGETAKTLSERFGKILQKRQSISINRNDTSISISTQLDSLIPASKISTLTQGFFVGAVSDNFDERIQQKIFHSEIVVDNVKLSQEMKSFQQIPSIRSFIDEDGNDSMTRQIQDNYREIKSDILNIITDEMDRIKNDPELQHLLKKD, encoded by the coding sequence ATGCAGGGTGAAGACGATTTAAGAGGACTTGCCAAAATCATGGCGTTTATGCGAGCGGTAAGCATTATTCTGGTACTAATGCATCTCTATTGGTTTTGTTACGGATTTTTTTCAAAGCAGCAATGGACGCTGGAACTCATCAATAAAATACTTCATAATTTTAATAAGACAGCGGGGCTTTTTTCTCAAGCTATTTATTCTAAGCTGTTCGCAATAGTTTTGCTGGCTTTAAGTTGCCTCGGAACAAAGGGAGTCAAAAATGAAAAGATCACCTGGAAAAAAATTAATGTTGTTTTTTCTATCGGTTTTGTCTTATTCTTTTTAAATGCAATCCTCTTACAATCTGTCAGCAGTTTTACTCCTGTACTTTATATTATATCTACTGGATCCGGATACATTCTTTTAATGCAGGCGGGAGTATGGATAAGCCGTCTTCTGAAGCAGAACTTAATGACTGATGTTTTTAACAGTGAGAATGAAAGCTTTCAGCAGGAAACCCAATTACTCTATAATGAATATTCTGTCAACCTTCCTACAAAATTCTATTATCAGGGGAAGTTGTATCAGGGATGGATTAATGTGGTTAATCCTTTTCGTGCCACCATTGTCTTAGGAACTCCAGGCTCAGGAAAATCCTATGCTGTTGTCAACAACTATATAAGACAACATATCGAAAAAGGATTTTCCATGTATATCTATGATTTTAAATTCGATGATTTGTCTACTATTGCTTACAACCATCTTCTCAATCATTCTGATGCTTATACCGTAAAGCCGAAATTCTATATCATCAACTTTGACGACCCTAGAAAAAGCCATCGATGCAATCCTTTAAACCCCGATTTTATGACGGATATATCGGATGCATACGAAGCTGCCTACACCATTATGTTAAACCTAAACAGAAGCTGGATACAAAAACAGGGTGATTTCTTTGTTGAGAGCCCTATCATACTGCTAGCTGCCATCATATGGTTTCTTAAGATGTATAAGAACGGCAAATACTGCACTTTTCCACACGCTATTGAACTGTTGAACAAAAAATATGAAGAAGTCTTTACGATATTAACCTCTTACTCTGAATTAGAGAACTACTTATCTTCTTTCATGGATGCATGGCAAGGAGGTGCCCAGGATCAGTTGCAGGGGCAAATCGCGTCGGCTAAGATTCCTTTGTCAAGAATGATCTCACCGCAATTATACTGGGTAATGACCGGAGACGATTTTTCTTTGGATATCAATAACCCCAATGAACCTAAAATTCTGTGTGTTGGAAATAATCCTGATCGTCAGAATATTTATTCTGCGGCTCTTGGGCTGTACAATTCGAGAATTGTTAAGCTGATCAATAAAAAAGGACAGTTAAAAAGTTCTGTTATTATTGACGAGCTTCCCACTATTTATTTCAGAGGTTTAGACAATTTAATTGCTACTGCCAGAAGTAATAAAGTTTCTGTATGTCTTGGATTTCAGGATTTTTCTCAGTTGACAAGAGACTACGGAGATAAAGAAAGTAAAGTGATTCAGAATACAGTCGGCAATATTTTCAGTGGACAGGTGGTCGGGGAAACAGCAAAAACCTTATCTGAACGTTTTGGAAAAATACTCCAGAAAAGACAAAGTATATCCATTAATAGAAATGATACTTCCATCTCCATTTCTACCCAATTGGACAGTTTGATACCTGCTTCGAAGATCTCTACCTTAACCCAGGGATTTTTTGTCGGTGCTGTTTCTGATAACTTTGACGAAAGGATTCAGCAGAAGATTTTTCATTCCGAGATTGTCGTAGACAATGTTAAGCTTTCTCAAGAAATGAAAAGTTTTCAGCAGATACCATCGATCCGATCCTTTATTGATGAAGACGGGAATGATTCTATGACCAGGCAGATTCAGGATAATTACAGAGAAATTAAGTCAGATATTCTCAATATCATCACAGATGAAATGGATCGAATAAAAAATGATCCTGAATTGCAGCATTTATTGAAAAAGGATTAA
- a CDS encoding DUF4134 domain-containing protein produces the protein MKKQRKKLLSAVLTLVTINSVFGQGNGSAGINEATQMVTSYFEPATQLIYAIGAVVGLIGGVKVYNKFSSGDPDTSKTAASWFGACIFLIVAATILRSFFL, from the coding sequence ATGAAAAAACAAAGAAAAAAATTGCTGTCTGCTGTTTTAACATTGGTAACAATTAATTCGGTATTCGGCCAAGGCAATGGTTCAGCCGGAATTAACGAAGCTACACAGATGGTTACTTCTTATTTTGAGCCGGCTACCCAATTAATTTACGCCATAGGTGCAGTAGTAGGATTGATTGGAGGAGTCAAGGTTTACAACAAGTTCAGCAGCGGTGATCCTGATACCAGTAAAACTGCTGCAAGCTGGTTTGGAGCATGTATCTTCCTCATAGTTGCCGCAACCATTCTTCGCTCATTCTTCCTTTAA
- a CDS encoding DUF3408 domain-containing protein — MEQDNNNEDNVIDEQYLMSIMAGSPKKEVISKTDDPPKKKGEAKNKLKNKKTSDISYMEQFLTHHTMTKRGDKSIYIRPEYHERLLRIIQIIADDQLPLYAYLDNILAYHFETFEKEITDDFNKKYRPIF; from the coding sequence ATGGAACAGGACAATAACAATGAAGATAACGTTATCGATGAACAATATCTGATGTCCATTATGGCAGGAAGTCCTAAGAAGGAAGTTATTTCAAAAACTGATGATCCTCCAAAGAAGAAGGGGGAAGCAAAAAATAAGTTGAAGAATAAAAAAACATCAGATATAAGCTATATGGAGCAGTTTCTGACCCACCATACAATGACTAAGCGTGGTGATAAAAGTATCTATATCCGTCCTGAGTATCATGAGCGCCTCTTGCGCATTATTCAGATTATTGCAGACGACCAACTCCCTTTGTATGCTTATCTGGATAATATACTGGCGTATCATTTCGAAACGTTTGAAAAGGAAATTACTGATGATTTCAATAAAAAATACCGTCCCATTTTTTAA
- the mobA gene encoding conjugal transfer protein MobA: protein METNRNNKGGRKPKLNPSKNRYVFRLTDEENIKFLNLYEASGMSNKAKFITTILFQKELKIVKVDISTIDYHTQLTKFFYQFQSIGNNYNQIVKILYRNFTEKKASFYLFKLENHTRKLALIAKQIIELTKEFEQNHIQKKYEK from the coding sequence ATGGAAACAAATAGAAACAATAAAGGAGGGCGTAAGCCAAAGCTGAACCCAAGTAAAAACAGATATGTATTTAGACTTACGGATGAGGAAAATATAAAGTTTTTAAATTTATATGAGGCTTCCGGAATGAGTAACAAAGCGAAATTTATTACAACAATTTTATTTCAGAAAGAATTAAAAATTGTAAAAGTGGATATTTCAACAATAGATTATCATACCCAATTGACCAAATTCTTCTACCAATTCCAGTCGATTGGAAACAATTATAATCAGATTGTAAAAATTTTATACCGAAACTTTACTGAGAAAAAAGCGTCTTTCTATCTCTTTAAACTGGAAAATCATACCAGAAAACTAGCTTTAATTGCTAAGCAGATTATAGAACTCACCAAAGAATTTGAACAAAACCATATTCAAAAAAAATATGAAAAATGA
- a CDS encoding ParA family protein — protein MKTKKQPTIIAFSTQKGGVGKSTFTTLMASILHYRMGYHVAVFDCDFPQYSLLQMRERDLKMVMQNEILKKIAHKQFTSINKKAYPIFQSKADQVLEDIDAYVEGSETIPDVIFLDLPGTVNTAGILKTLTNVHYIFSPITADRVVLESTLSFTHVLTHVLMKETQTGIRAVYLFWNQVDGRERTLLYINYSKVISDLGLPLMETSITDSKRFRKEGESTSKTVFRSTLLPADLKLLTQCRLDQFVEEFLKIVKL, from the coding sequence ATGAAAACAAAAAAGCAACCTACCATTATTGCATTTTCCACTCAAAAAGGAGGGGTAGGAAAAAGTACATTTACCACACTTATGGCAAGTATTCTTCATTACCGGATGGGGTATCATGTTGCCGTTTTTGACTGTGACTTTCCTCAGTACAGTTTACTCCAGATGAGAGAGCGGGATTTAAAAATGGTGATGCAGAATGAGATTTTAAAAAAGATCGCTCACAAACAATTTACGAGTATTAATAAAAAAGCGTATCCCATTTTCCAGAGTAAAGCCGACCAAGTTTTAGAGGATATAGATGCTTATGTTGAAGGATCTGAAACAATTCCTGATGTTATATTTTTAGATCTACCGGGAACTGTGAATACCGCCGGGATTTTAAAAACTTTGACGAATGTCCATTATATTTTTTCTCCCATTACTGCGGATCGTGTTGTCCTGGAAAGTACGCTAAGTTTCACCCATGTTCTGACCCATGTATTAATGAAAGAAACTCAAACGGGAATTCGGGCTGTATATCTATTCTGGAATCAGGTGGATGGAAGAGAACGGACGTTGCTCTACATAAACTACAGTAAAGTGATTTCAGATTTAGGATTGCCACTTATGGAAACAAGTATTACAGACAGTAAAAGATTTCGGAAAGAAGGAGAGTCGACATCAAAAACGGTTTTCAGATCAACATTACTGCCTGCGGATCTTAAGCTGCTGACTCAATGCAGGCTGGATCAATTTGTAGAGGAATTTTTAAAAATTGTAAAACTATAA
- a CDS encoding PDDEXK nuclease domain-containing protein gives MDKRFTDIIELIKQSRNNAIRKVNEELIDLYWNIGEYISKKVELSEWGQSVVKELSQFIQTHEPELKGFSDKNLWRMKQFYETYKEFPKISTLLREISWSHNLSIFSRCKSIEEREFYIKLTKQENYSFRELERQISSSLFERTMIGNSKLSTVLRETNADIVNTFKDSYVFDFLNLPETFNENDLQKGLIEQMKNFILELGRDFLFISEEYKVQVGNSDFYIDLLFFHRGLQCLVAFELKADKFKPEHLGQLNFYLEALDRDVKRQNENPSIGVLLCKDKDSEVVEYALSRSLSPTMVSEYKTQLPDKKVLQKKLHELFDNRS, from the coding sequence ATGGATAAAAGGTTCACAGATATTATTGAGCTCATCAAACAGTCTCGTAACAATGCGATAAGAAAAGTCAATGAGGAACTCATCGATCTATACTGGAATATTGGTGAGTATATCAGCAAAAAGGTAGAGTTGAGTGAATGGGGACAATCTGTGGTTAAAGAACTTTCTCAGTTTATCCAGACTCATGAACCTGAACTAAAAGGTTTTTCGGATAAGAATCTTTGGAGAATGAAGCAGTTTTATGAGACTTACAAGGAATTTCCAAAAATCTCAACACTGTTGAGAGAAATCAGCTGGTCTCATAATCTGTCCATATTCTCCAGATGTAAATCAATCGAGGAAAGGGAATTTTATATCAAGTTGACCAAACAGGAAAATTATAGTTTCAGGGAGTTAGAGAGACAGATATCAAGCAGCCTTTTTGAAAGAACGATGATTGGAAATTCAAAACTCTCAACAGTGTTGAGAGAAACTAACGCTGATATAGTCAATACATTTAAAGACAGCTATGTATTTGACTTTTTAAATCTGCCTGAAACATTCAATGAAAATGATCTTCAAAAAGGTTTAATTGAGCAGATGAAAAATTTTATCCTGGAGTTAGGACGGGATTTTCTTTTTATCAGCGAAGAGTACAAAGTACAGGTCGGTAATTCTGATTTTTATATCGATCTTTTATTCTTCCACAGGGGGCTGCAATGTCTTGTCGCTTTCGAACTGAAAGCAGATAAATTCAAACCCGAACATCTGGGTCAGCTTAACTTTTATCTGGAAGCGCTGGACAGGGATGTTAAACGTCAGAACGAAAATCCAAGCATCGGCGTACTGCTTTGTAAAGACAAAGACAGCGAAGTAGTAGAATATGCGCTGAGTAGAAGTCTTTCCCCGACAATGGTTTCTGAATACAAAACGCAGCTTCCCGACAAAAAAGTTCTGCAGAAAAAACTGCACGAATTGTTTGATAACAGATCTTAG